The Nocardioides salarius genome includes a region encoding these proteins:
- a CDS encoding NADH-quinone oxidoreductase subunit G encodes MTTTPEKTSAEVELVQVTIDGIEVSVPKDTLVIRAAEQVGVQIPRFCDHPLLEPVGACRQCLVDVPDAGNGRGFPKPQASCTLPVAPGMVVNTQATSEVADKAQQGVMEFLLVNHPLDCPVCDKGGECPLQNQAMSNGRGESRFTASGGVKRTFPKPINLSPQVLLDRERCIVCQRCTRFAEEIAGDPFIALVERGAQQQIGIAESAPFLSYFSGNTIQICPVGALTSESYRFRSRPFDLVSTPSVAEHDACGSAIRVDHRRGKVMRRLAGNDPEVNEEWITDKDRFAFTYAALEDRLGYPQVRDRVEDGGDGSLRPASWPEAFAVAARGLAAAGASAVLTGGRITAEDAYAYAKLARVSLGTNDIDFRARPHSAEEEQFLAAHVALGTPGAGAVTYADLESAATVVLAGLEPEDEAGAVFLRLRRAARHGTRVLAVAPYLTRGLGKLAAHLVPTAPGAEADALAAMVEHAEHGVDATTVVLVGERLATSPGALAAAADLAARTGARLAWVPRRAGDRGAVEAGCLPGLLPGGRPVADATARVDAAASWGVASLPEQPGRDADAIVAALVAGEVRGLVVGGVDPADTTDPAATRAALEAASFVVALDLRETEVTRVADVVFPVAAAVEKAGTFISWEGRARPFEAVLPSPSALPDLRVLAGISEELAAAGHGAPLGFRTVEQVRAEMADLGAWDGARPAMQAVGGGSGHPGEGLALSTWKQLVDDGVMQAGDKHLAATARPAVARLSPATYAAASLSGEHVTVVGDRGELTLPVEQVPGMVDDVVWVPTASFGTSVLERLASPGSRVRLKGASL; translated from the coding sequence ATGACAACCACCCCCGAGAAGACCTCGGCCGAGGTCGAGCTGGTCCAGGTGACCATCGACGGCATCGAGGTCAGCGTCCCCAAGGACACCCTGGTGATCCGGGCCGCCGAGCAGGTCGGGGTGCAGATCCCGCGCTTCTGCGACCACCCGCTGCTCGAGCCCGTCGGTGCGTGCCGCCAGTGCCTGGTCGACGTCCCCGACGCCGGCAACGGGCGCGGCTTCCCCAAGCCGCAGGCCTCGTGCACCCTGCCGGTCGCGCCCGGCATGGTGGTCAACACCCAGGCCACCAGCGAGGTCGCCGACAAGGCCCAGCAGGGCGTGATGGAGTTCCTGCTGGTCAACCACCCGCTCGACTGCCCGGTCTGCGACAAGGGCGGCGAGTGCCCGCTGCAGAACCAGGCGATGTCCAACGGGCGCGGCGAGTCGCGCTTCACCGCCTCGGGCGGGGTGAAGCGGACCTTCCCCAAGCCGATCAACCTCTCCCCGCAGGTGCTGCTCGACCGGGAGCGCTGCATCGTGTGCCAGCGCTGCACCCGCTTCGCCGAGGAGATCGCCGGCGACCCGTTCATCGCGCTCGTCGAGCGGGGCGCGCAGCAGCAGATCGGCATCGCCGAGTCGGCCCCGTTCCTGTCCTACTTCTCCGGCAACACCATCCAGATCTGCCCCGTGGGCGCGCTGACCTCGGAGTCCTACCGCTTCCGCTCGCGCCCCTTCGACCTGGTCTCCACCCCCAGCGTCGCCGAGCACGACGCCTGCGGCTCCGCGATCCGCGTCGACCACCGCCGCGGCAAGGTGATGCGCCGCCTGGCCGGCAACGACCCCGAGGTCAACGAGGAGTGGATCACCGACAAGGACCGGTTCGCCTTCACCTACGCCGCGCTCGAGGACCGGCTGGGCTACCCGCAGGTGCGTGACCGGGTCGAGGACGGCGGCGACGGCTCGCTGCGTCCGGCCTCGTGGCCCGAGGCCTTCGCCGTGGCCGCGCGCGGCCTGGCCGCCGCGGGCGCCTCCGCGGTGCTGACCGGTGGCCGCATCACCGCCGAGGACGCCTACGCCTACGCCAAGCTGGCCCGCGTCTCGCTCGGCACCAACGACATCGACTTCCGGGCCCGCCCGCACTCCGCGGAGGAGGAGCAGTTCCTCGCCGCGCACGTCGCGCTGGGCACCCCCGGGGCCGGCGCCGTCACCTACGCCGACCTGGAGTCCGCGGCCACCGTGGTGCTGGCCGGCCTGGAGCCCGAGGACGAGGCCGGCGCGGTGTTCCTGCGCCTGCGCCGCGCCGCCCGGCACGGCACCCGCGTGCTCGCGGTGGCGCCGTACCTGACCCGCGGGCTGGGCAAGCTCGCCGCGCACCTGGTGCCCACCGCCCCCGGCGCCGAGGCCGACGCCCTGGCGGCGATGGTCGAGCACGCCGAGCACGGGGTCGACGCGACCACGGTGGTGCTGGTCGGCGAGCGCCTGGCGACCTCGCCCGGCGCCCTGGCCGCCGCCGCCGACCTGGCCGCGCGCACCGGCGCCCGGCTGGCCTGGGTGCCGCGCCGTGCCGGTGACCGCGGGGCCGTCGAGGCCGGTTGCCTGCCCGGGCTCCTGCCCGGTGGCCGCCCGGTCGCCGACGCGACCGCCCGGGTCGACGCCGCCGCCTCGTGGGGCGTCGCCTCGCTGCCCGAGCAGCCCGGCCGCGACGCCGACGCGATCGTCGCCGCGCTCGTCGCCGGCGAGGTCCGTGGCCTGGTCGTCGGAGGAGTCGACCCCGCCGACACCACCGACCCGGCCGCCACCCGCGCCGCCCTCGAGGCCGCCTCCTTCGTGGTCGCGCTCGACCTGCGCGAGACCGAGGTGACCCGCGTCGCCGACGTCGTCTTCCCGGTCGCCGCGGCCGTCGAGAAGGCCGGCACGTTCATCAGCTGGGAGGGCCGCGCGCGTCCCTTCGAGGCGGTGCTGCCCAGCCCCTCGGCCCTGCCCGACCTGCGGGTCCTGGCCGGCATCTCCGAGGAGCTGGCCGCGGCCGGCCACGGCGCCCCGCTCGGCTTCCGCACCGTCGAGCAGGTCCGCGCCGAGATGGCCGACCTGGGCGCCTGGGACGGCGCCCGCCCCGCGATGCAGGCGGTGGGCGGCGGGTCCGGCCACCCGGGGGAGGGCCTGGCCCTCTCGACCTGGAAGCAGCTCGTCGACGACGGCGTCATGCAGGCCGGCGACAAGCACCTGGCCGCCACCGCCCGACCGGCCGTGGCCCGCCTCAGCCCCGCGACGTACGCCGCCGCCTCGCTCTCGGGCGAGCACGTCACCGTCGTGGGCGACCGCGGCGAGCTGACGCTGCCCGTCGAGCAGGTGCCCGGCATGGTCGACGACGTCGTCTGGGTGCCGACGGCCTCCTTCGGGACCTCCGTCCTCGAACGCCTGGCCTCGCCGGGCAGCCGCGTGCGCCTGAAGGGAGCCTCGCTGTGA
- the nuoH gene encoding NADH-quinone oxidoreductase subunit NuoH: MNELPLFGQDVWWLVLVKAVLIFVVLVLLTLFNIWWERRVVARMQHRIGPNVHGPFGLLQSLADGVKLALKEDIIPKAADKVVFVLAPVLVVIPAFVTFSVIPFGPEVTMFGERTPLQLTDMPVAVLFVMAIASIGIYGIVLGGWASGSTYSLLGGLRSSAQMISYEVAMGLALVAVFLYAGSLSTSEIVAAQEDWWFGAILFPSFVIYVISMIGETNRAPFDLPEAEGELVGGFHTEYSSLKFALFFLGEYINMATVSALATTLFLGGWRAPFWIDEIWAGANEGYVPLIWFFGKMLLFIFFFIWLRGTLPRMRYDQFMDLGWKVLIPAALVWVVLVATMRYVSTAYELGTQEILIGGGVLLALILLWGFFGPEETGEPVEDVHTAPTGAYPVPPMPSGGAQRGAAAPLTFPSRTQATVSHGASEES, from the coding sequence GTGAACGAACTGCCCCTCTTCGGCCAGGACGTCTGGTGGCTGGTGCTGGTCAAGGCCGTGCTCATCTTCGTCGTGCTCGTGCTGCTGACGCTGTTCAACATCTGGTGGGAGCGGCGCGTCGTGGCGCGCATGCAGCACCGCATCGGCCCCAACGTGCACGGCCCCTTCGGCCTGCTGCAGTCGCTGGCCGACGGCGTGAAGCTGGCGCTGAAGGAGGACATCATCCCCAAGGCGGCCGACAAGGTCGTCTTCGTCCTCGCCCCGGTGCTGGTGGTGATCCCGGCCTTCGTGACCTTCTCGGTGATCCCCTTCGGGCCCGAGGTCACGATGTTCGGCGAGCGCACCCCGCTGCAGCTGACCGACATGCCGGTGGCCGTGCTCTTCGTGATGGCGATCGCCTCCATCGGCATCTACGGCATCGTGCTCGGCGGCTGGGCAAGCGGGTCGACGTACTCGCTGCTGGGCGGGCTGCGCTCGAGCGCGCAGATGATCTCCTACGAGGTCGCGATGGGCCTGGCCCTGGTCGCGGTCTTCCTCTATGCCGGCTCGCTGTCGACCTCCGAGATCGTCGCGGCCCAGGAGGACTGGTGGTTCGGCGCGATCCTCTTCCCCTCCTTCGTGATCTACGTGATCTCGATGATCGGCGAGACCAACCGCGCGCCCTTCGATCTCCCCGAGGCCGAGGGCGAGCTGGTGGGCGGCTTCCACACCGAGTACTCCTCGCTGAAGTTCGCCCTGTTCTTCCTCGGCGAGTACATCAACATGGCGACCGTCTCGGCGCTGGCCACGACGCTGTTCCTCGGCGGCTGGCGCGCCCCGTTCTGGATCGACGAGATCTGGGCCGGCGCCAACGAGGGCTACGTGCCGCTGATCTGGTTCTTCGGCAAGATGCTGCTGTTCATCTTCTTCTTCATCTGGCTGCGCGGCACCCTGCCCCGGATGCGCTACGACCAGTTCATGGACCTGGGCTGGAAGGTGCTGATCCCGGCCGCGCTGGTCTGGGTCGTCCTGGTCGCGACCATGCGCTACGTCTCCACCGCCTACGAGCTGGGCACCCAGGAGATCCTCATCGGTGGCGGCGTGCTGCTGGCCCTGATCCTGCTGTGGGGCTTCTTCGGGCCCGAGGAGACCGGCGAGCCGGTCGAGGACGTCCACACCGCACCCACCGGCGCCTACCCCGTCCCGCCGATGCCGAGCGGGGGCGCCCAGCGCGGCGCCGCCGCCCCGCTCACGTTCCCGTCCCGCACGCAGGCCACCGTGTCCCACGGTGCCTCCGAGGAGAGCTGA
- the nuoI gene encoding NADH-quinone oxidoreductase subunit NuoI, giving the protein MAESPGAKSMKEQFWDPIAGFGVTFRTMFRKVVTEQYPFDKQPTAPRFHGRHQLNRWPDGLEKCIGCELCAWACPADAIYVEGASNSDEPGSADGSGRFSPGERYGRVYQINYLRCILCGLCIEACPTRALTMTNEYELADSTRESLIYEKSDLLAPLLPGMEQPPHAMLLGDDETDYYRGQYAAPAPGTSGEATQ; this is encoded by the coding sequence ATGGCAGAGTCCCCCGGCGCCAAGAGCATGAAGGAGCAGTTCTGGGACCCCATCGCGGGTTTCGGGGTCACGTTCCGCACCATGTTCCGCAAGGTCGTCACCGAGCAGTACCCCTTCGACAAGCAGCCGACCGCGCCGCGCTTCCACGGCCGTCACCAGCTCAACCGCTGGCCCGACGGGCTGGAGAAGTGCATCGGGTGCGAGCTGTGCGCGTGGGCCTGCCCCGCCGACGCGATCTACGTCGAGGGCGCCTCCAACAGCGACGAGCCCGGGTCCGCCGACGGGTCGGGGCGCTTCAGCCCCGGTGAGCGCTACGGCCGCGTCTACCAGATCAACTACCTGCGCTGCATCCTGTGCGGGCTGTGCATCGAGGCCTGCCCGACGCGGGCGCTGACGATGACCAACGAGTACGAGCTGGCCGACTCGACCCGCGAGAGCCTGATCTACGAGAAGTCCGACCTGCTGGCCCCGCTGCTGCCGGGCATGGAGCAGCCGCCGCACGCGATGCTGCTCGGCGACGACGAGACCGACTACTACCGGGGCCAGTACGCCGCCCCGGCGCCGGGCACCAGCGGGGAGGCCACCCAGTGA
- a CDS encoding NADH-quinone oxidoreductase subunit J, translating into MIAFWILAPLMVLAALGVVLVRRAVHSALLLAVVMISLAVLYLTLEAPFLFAVQIIVYTGAILMLFLFVLMLVGVDAADSVVETIRGQRLLAISGGLVMGVLLVVVVAQVSLGTMVGMGAANSGGNIEGLADLLFSRYVLSFEATAALLITAALGAMLLAHRERLEPKEGQRAMAARRVQEYAATGRPLGPLPSPGVYARHNAVDTPALLPDGSPATDSVSRVLAARGTVRSAPALSDVEDVQRTLSDVGGISGGSGSAADTSAGAGHNTENPDTRPQGDDWPEGDE; encoded by the coding sequence GTGATCGCCTTCTGGATCCTCGCGCCGCTCATGGTGCTGGCCGCGCTCGGCGTGGTGCTGGTGCGCCGCGCGGTGCACTCGGCGCTGCTGCTGGCCGTGGTGATGATCAGCCTCGCGGTGCTCTACCTGACGCTGGAGGCGCCGTTCCTCTTCGCGGTGCAGATCATCGTCTACACCGGCGCGATCCTGATGCTCTTCCTCTTCGTGCTGATGCTGGTCGGCGTCGACGCGGCCGACTCGGTCGTGGAGACGATCCGCGGCCAGCGCCTGCTGGCGATCAGCGGCGGCCTGGTGATGGGCGTGCTGCTCGTCGTCGTGGTCGCCCAGGTCTCGCTCGGCACGATGGTCGGGATGGGCGCGGCCAACTCCGGCGGCAACATCGAGGGCCTGGCCGACCTGCTCTTCTCCCGCTACGTGCTCTCCTTCGAGGCCACCGCGGCGCTGCTGATCACCGCCGCCCTCGGCGCGATGCTGCTGGCCCACCGCGAGCGCCTCGAGCCCAAGGAGGGCCAGCGCGCGATGGCCGCGCGCCGCGTGCAGGAGTACGCCGCCACCGGCCGCCCGCTCGGCCCGCTGCCCTCGCCCGGCGTCTACGCCCGCCACAACGCGGTCGACACCCCGGCGCTGCTGCCCGACGGCTCCCCGGCGACCGACTCGGTCTCGCGGGTGCTGGCCGCGCGCGGCACCGTCCGCTCGGCCCCGGCGCTCAGCGACGTCGAGGACGTCCAGCGCACCCTCTCCGACGTCGGCGGCATCTCCGGCGGCTCCGGCAGCGCGGCCGACACCTCCGCCGGCGCCGGGCACAACACCGAGAACCCCGACACCCGCCCGCAGGGTGACGACTGGCCCGAGGGAGACGAGTGA
- the nuoK gene encoding NADH-quinone oxidoreductase subunit NuoK, translating to MDDVTPYIVLSTILFTIGSVGVLTRRNAIVVFMSVELMLNACNLALVAFARQHGNLDGQVAAFFVMVVAAAEVVVGLAIIMTIFRTRRSASVDDASLLKY from the coding sequence ATGGACGACGTCACCCCCTACATCGTGCTCAGCACGATCCTGTTCACGATCGGCTCGGTCGGTGTGCTCACCCGCCGCAACGCGATCGTGGTGTTCATGAGCGTCGAGCTGATGCTGAACGCCTGCAACCTCGCGCTGGTGGCCTTCGCCAGGCAGCACGGCAACCTCGACGGGCAGGTCGCCGCCTTCTTCGTGATGGTCGTGGCCGCCGCCGAGGTCGTGGTCGGGCTCGCCATCATCATGACCATCTTCCGGACTCGTCGCTCGGCCTCGGTCGACGACGCGAGCCTGCTGAAGTACTAG
- the nuoL gene encoding NADH-quinone oxidoreductase subunit L encodes MFLLSEGGASIPVVDPLGADGVFSLLWLVIALPLAGATILLLGGRRTDAWGHWLGTLTAVGSFVLSLVLFVSMLGREEGERQVVQHLYDWIRVGDLTVSIDLLLDPLSVLFLLLITGVGSLIHVYSIGYMEHDPRRRRFFAYLNLFVAAMLMLVLSENYLGLFLGWEGVGLASYLLIGFWQHKPSAAAAAKKAFVVNRVGDIGLSLGIALFFVTFGSTSFTVISANASGASDGVLTALGLLLLLAACGKSAQVPLQSWLLDAMEGPTPVSALIHAATMVTAGVYLVVRSNFVFELAPHAQTAVVVVATVTLLWGAVIGCAKDDIKKALAGSTMSQIGYMMLAAGLGVYGYAFAIFHLITHGFFKANMFLGAGSVMHGMNDDVDMRRYGALRKAMPVTFLTFAMGYLAIIGFPGFSGFWSKDKIIETALIESPVAGIGALIGAGVTGFYMTRLMLMTFFGEKRWKDDVHPHESPSVMTGPLVVLAALSVLGGLLYLGHWIVDWLSPVVGTAPEHEPPVPAIVITLLVLAVVAAGVATAWLLVGKRPVPVTAPQDVSFATRAARADLYGDTINETLVINPGRHATAGLTRGDRSLVDGLFTGSAGVTAALGAQLRKVQNGFVRSYALSVVGGVVLVLAALLVVNL; translated from the coding sequence ATGTTTCTCTTGTCCGAGGGTGGCGCGTCCATCCCCGTGGTCGATCCCCTGGGCGCCGACGGCGTCTTCTCGCTGCTGTGGCTGGTGATCGCGCTGCCGCTGGCCGGCGCCACGATCCTGCTGCTGGGCGGGCGTCGTACCGACGCGTGGGGGCACTGGCTCGGCACGCTGACCGCGGTCGGCTCGTTCGTGCTCAGCCTGGTGCTCTTCGTCTCGATGCTCGGTCGCGAGGAGGGCGAGCGCCAGGTCGTGCAGCACCTCTACGACTGGATCCGCGTCGGTGACCTCACGGTCTCCATCGACCTGCTCCTCGACCCGCTGTCGGTGCTGTTCCTGCTGCTGATCACCGGCGTCGGCTCGCTGATCCACGTCTACTCGATCGGCTACATGGAGCACGACCCCCGTCGGCGCCGGTTCTTCGCCTACCTCAACCTCTTCGTCGCGGCGATGCTGATGCTGGTGCTGAGCGAGAACTACCTCGGCCTGTTCCTGGGCTGGGAGGGCGTCGGCCTGGCCTCCTACCTGCTGATCGGCTTCTGGCAGCACAAGCCCTCGGCGGCCGCCGCGGCCAAGAAGGCCTTCGTGGTCAACCGGGTCGGCGACATCGGGCTGAGCCTGGGCATCGCGCTGTTCTTCGTCACCTTCGGCTCGACCAGCTTCACCGTCATCAGCGCCAACGCCTCCGGCGCCAGCGACGGCGTGCTCACCGCGCTGGGCCTGCTGCTGCTGCTCGCGGCCTGCGGCAAGTCCGCCCAGGTGCCGCTGCAGTCGTGGCTGCTCGACGCGATGGAGGGCCCGACCCCCGTCTCGGCGCTGATCCACGCCGCCACCATGGTCACCGCGGGCGTCTACCTGGTGGTGCGCTCCAACTTCGTCTTCGAGCTCGCCCCGCACGCCCAGACCGCGGTGGTCGTGGTCGCCACGGTCACGCTGCTGTGGGGTGCGGTGATCGGCTGCGCCAAGGACGACATCAAGAAGGCGCTCGCCGGCTCCACGATGAGCCAGATCGGCTACATGATGCTCGCCGCGGGCCTGGGCGTGTACGGCTACGCCTTCGCCATCTTCCACCTCATCACCCACGGCTTCTTCAAGGCCAACATGTTCCTGGGCGCCGGCTCGGTGATGCACGGCATGAACGACGACGTCGACATGCGCCGCTACGGAGCGCTGCGCAAGGCGATGCCGGTGACCTTCCTGACCTTCGCCATGGGCTACCTGGCGATCATCGGCTTCCCGGGCTTCTCGGGCTTCTGGTCCAAGGACAAGATCATCGAGACCGCGCTGATCGAGAGCCCGGTCGCGGGCATCGGCGCGCTCATCGGCGCCGGCGTCACCGGCTTCTACATGACCCGGCTGATGCTGATGACCTTCTTCGGCGAGAAGCGCTGGAAGGACGACGTGCACCCGCACGAGTCGCCCTCGGTGATGACCGGCCCGCTGGTCGTGCTGGCCGCGCTGTCGGTGCTCGGCGGCCTGCTCTACCTGGGCCACTGGATCGTCGACTGGCTCTCCCCGGTCGTGGGCACCGCCCCCGAGCACGAGCCGCCGGTCCCGGCGATCGTGATCACCCTGCTGGTGCTGGCCGTCGTCGCGGCCGGTGTGGCCACCGCGTGGCTGCTCGTCGGCAAGCGCCCGGTGCCGGTCACCGCGCCCCAGGACGTCTCGTTCGCCACCCGGGCCGCCCGCGCGGACCTCTACGGCGACACCATCAACGAGACCCTGGTGATCAACCCCGGCCGGCACGCCACCGCGGGGCTCACCCGCGGTGACCGGAGCCTGGTCGACGGGCTGTTCACCGGCAGCGCCGGCGTCACCGCCGCGCTCGGTGCCCAGCTGCGCAAGGTCCAGAACGGCTTCGTGCGCTCCTACGCCCTCTCCGTCGTCGGCGGGGTCGTCCTCGTCCTCGCTGCGCTCCTGGTGGTGAACCTCTGA
- a CDS encoding NADH-quinone oxidoreductase subunit M: MSDLPWLSLLVLLPLVGAVAVPFVRGSAALTKQVGLGVSLGTLALAVAVALQYDVDGGMQLTETHDWISAFGVHYALGVDGLGLLLVLLTVVLVPVVLLASWRDDEGYLDGGAQGSPAAFVAWTLALEALSLAVFLATDVFLFYVVFEATLIPAYFLVGGFGRAGRSAAAVKFLMFQLAGGLVLLGGVIGLYVVSAQQGTPSYLLSDLAALDIDTAAGRWLFAAFFIAFAIKAPLFPVHTWLADTTERATPGTAVLLVCVLDKIGTFGMLRFCLGLFPEASQWATPLVVVLALVSIVYGALVAIGQDDLMRLIGLTSLSHFGFITLGIFVFSSQGGTGSILYMLNHGLGTAALFLVAGYVVSRRGTASIREMGGAEKVTPVLAGLFLVAGLAALGLPGLSTFVSEMLVIIAAFDYAWYVGAVAVTGIVLAAIYALWMYQRTMTGPSVEPVAAGVRTSRDLSTRELVAVAPLFVGLVLFGFYPMPLMEAADPYVGELLEQVGVSDDPPEVGAPAEAEAHSDSDTAEEGEN; this comes from the coding sequence ATGTCCGACCTCCCCTGGCTCAGCCTGCTCGTCCTGCTGCCCCTCGTGGGCGCGGTGGCGGTGCCCTTCGTGCGCGGCTCGGCCGCGCTGACCAAGCAGGTCGGCCTCGGCGTCTCGCTGGGCACCCTGGCGCTCGCCGTCGCGGTCGCGCTGCAGTACGACGTCGACGGCGGCATGCAGCTCACCGAGACCCACGACTGGATCAGCGCCTTCGGGGTGCACTACGCCCTGGGCGTCGACGGCCTCGGGCTGCTGCTGGTGCTGCTGACCGTGGTCCTGGTGCCGGTCGTGCTGCTGGCCTCCTGGCGCGACGACGAGGGCTACCTCGACGGCGGCGCGCAGGGCTCCCCGGCGGCGTTCGTGGCCTGGACCCTGGCCCTCGAGGCGCTCTCGCTGGCGGTCTTCCTGGCCACCGACGTGTTCCTCTTCTACGTCGTCTTCGAGGCGACCCTGATCCCGGCGTACTTCCTCGTCGGCGGCTTCGGCCGCGCCGGTCGCAGCGCCGCCGCTGTGAAGTTCCTGATGTTCCAGCTCGCCGGCGGCCTGGTGCTGCTCGGTGGCGTCATCGGCCTGTACGTCGTCTCCGCCCAGCAGGGCACGCCGTCGTACCTGCTCTCCGACCTGGCCGCCCTCGACATCGACACCGCCGCCGGGCGCTGGCTCTTCGCGGCCTTCTTCATCGCCTTCGCGATCAAGGCGCCGCTCTTCCCGGTGCACACGTGGCTGGCCGACACCACCGAGCGCGCGACGCCGGGCACCGCGGTGCTGCTGGTCTGCGTGCTCGACAAGATCGGCACCTTCGGGATGCTGCGCTTCTGCCTGGGCCTGTTCCCCGAGGCCTCGCAGTGGGCCACCCCGCTGGTCGTGGTGCTCGCGCTGGTCTCGATCGTCTACGGCGCTCTCGTGGCGATCGGCCAGGACGACCTGATGCGCCTGATCGGCCTGACGTCGCTGAGCCACTTCGGCTTCATCACCCTGGGCATCTTCGTCTTCTCCAGCCAGGGCGGCACCGGCTCGATCCTCTACATGCTCAACCACGGCCTGGGCACCGCGGCGCTGTTCCTGGTCGCCGGCTACGTCGTCTCGCGCCGAGGCACCGCCTCGATCCGCGAGATGGGCGGGGCCGAGAAGGTCACGCCGGTGCTGGCCGGGCTGTTCCTGGTCGCCGGCCTGGCCGCGCTGGGCCTGCCGGGCCTGAGCACCTTCGTCTCCGAGATGCTCGTGATCATCGCGGCCTTCGACTACGCCTGGTACGTCGGCGCGGTCGCGGTCACCGGCATCGTGCTGGCGGCCATCTACGCGCTGTGGATGTACCAGCGCACGATGACCGGACCGAGCGTCGAGCCGGTCGCGGCGGGCGTGCGCACGAGCCGCGACCTGTCCACCCGCGAGCTGGTCGCCGTGGCCCCGCTCTTCGTGGGCCTGGTGCTCTTCGGCTTCTACCCGATGCCCCTGATGGAGGCCGCCGACCCCTACGTCGGTGAGCTGCTCGAGCAGGTGGGCGTCAGCGACGACCCGCCGGAGGTGGGTGCCCCGGCCGAGGCCGAGGCCCACAGCGACTCCGACACCGCCGAGGAGGGCGAGAACTGA
- the nuoN gene encoding NADH-quinone oxidoreductase subunit NuoN, whose protein sequence is MGEFTQPLMEYGSIWPLFVVFGVACLGVLAEAFLPRGRRHVVQLVLAVAGLLAALVGTVLVGMDLEVTEGGAARGLFGAAGAVAVDGPTVFLWGMLLVFALTGVALFAERRLESGVSAFAGQAAALPGTEAERRTQALDHTEVYPLLMFAVTGMMLFPAAADLLTLFVALEVLSLPLYLLAGLARRRRLLSQEAALKYFLLGAFSSGFFLYGVALVYGFAGSMSFAAIDEAVRNDTENRGLLLVGIGMLMVGLLFKVGAVPFQAWTPDVYQGAPTAVTAFMAAGTKIAAFGAILRLLYVAFGAERWSWQPMLWVVAILTMLVGAVLAIVQTDVKRMLAYSAIAHTGFLLTGVLGVQGAGALAEGQVTSLQSVLFYLLTYSFATVGAFAVVTLVRDSSGEASAMERWAGLGARSPLVAGAFAFFLLSMAGIPLTAGFTGKWAVFTVALSAGAWPVVAVAIAASVVSVFFYIRLIRVMYFAVPEGEVASVTTPSPLTTAVIVVGVVGTLALGVLPGPVLDLAADAGQFIR, encoded by the coding sequence ATGGGCGAGTTCACCCAGCCGTTGATGGAGTACGGCAGCATCTGGCCGCTCTTCGTCGTCTTCGGCGTGGCCTGCCTGGGCGTGCTCGCCGAGGCGTTCCTGCCCCGCGGGCGCCGCCACGTCGTCCAGCTCGTGCTGGCCGTCGCCGGCCTGCTCGCCGCGCTCGTCGGCACCGTCCTGGTCGGCATGGACCTCGAGGTCACCGAGGGCGGCGCCGCGCGCGGCCTCTTCGGCGCCGCAGGCGCCGTGGCGGTCGACGGGCCCACCGTCTTCCTGTGGGGGATGCTGCTGGTCTTCGCGCTCACCGGGGTCGCGCTCTTCGCCGAGCGCCGCCTCGAGAGCGGGGTCTCGGCCTTCGCCGGCCAGGCCGCGGCCCTCCCGGGCACCGAGGCCGAGCGTCGTACCCAGGCGCTCGACCACACCGAGGTCTACCCGCTGCTGATGTTCGCGGTCACCGGCATGATGCTCTTCCCGGCGGCCGCCGACCTGCTGACGCTCTTCGTGGCCCTCGAGGTGCTCTCGCTGCCGCTCTACCTGCTCGCCGGGCTGGCGCGCCGCCGCCGCCTGCTGAGCCAGGAGGCCGCGCTGAAGTACTTCCTGCTCGGCGCCTTCTCCTCCGGCTTCTTCCTCTACGGCGTCGCGCTGGTCTACGGCTTCGCCGGCTCGATGAGCTTCGCGGCCATCGACGAGGCGGTGCGCAACGACACCGAGAACCGCGGCCTGCTGCTCGTGGGCATCGGGATGCTGATGGTCGGACTGCTCTTCAAGGTCGGCGCGGTGCCGTTCCAGGCCTGGACGCCCGACGTCTACCAGGGCGCCCCCACCGCGGTGACCGCCTTCATGGCCGCCGGCACCAAGATCGCGGCGTTCGGTGCGATCCTGCGCCTGCTCTACGTCGCCTTCGGCGCCGAGCGCTGGTCGTGGCAGCCGATGCTGTGGGTGGTCGCGATCCTGACCATGCTGGTCGGGGCCGTGCTGGCCATCGTGCAGACCGACGTGAAGCGGATGCTGGCCTACTCGGCGATCGCGCACACCGGCTTCCTGCTCACCGGCGTGCTCGGCGTCCAGGGCGCCGGAGCGCTGGCCGAGGGCCAGGTCACCTCGCTGCAGTCGGTGCTGTTCTACCTGCTCACCTACAGCTTCGCCACGGTCGGGGCCTTCGCCGTGGTCACCCTGGTGCGCGACTCCTCGGGCGAGGCGAGCGCGATGGAGCGCTGGGCCGGCCTGGGCGCGCGCTCGCCGCTGGTGGCCGGGGCGTTCGCGTTCTTCCTTCTCTCGATGGCCGGCATCCCGCTGACCGCCGGGTTCACCGGCAAGTGGGCGGTCTTCACCGTCGCGCTGTCGGCGGGGGCCTGGCCGGTGGTGGCGGTGGCGATCGCGGCCAGCGTGGTGTCGGTGTTCTTCTACATCCGCCTGATCCGCGTCATGTACTTCGCCGTGCCCGAGGGCGAGGTCGCCTCGGTGACCACGCCGTCGCCGCTGACGACCGCGGTCATCGTGGTCGGGGTCGTGGGCACCCTGGCGCTCGGCGTGCTGCCGGGGCCGGTGCTCGACCTCGCGGCCGATGCCGGACAATTCATCAGGTGA